The Azospirillum baldaniorum genome contains a region encoding:
- a CDS encoding ABC transporter permease subunit, producing the protein MKQMGKLAWALWFGYAFLYVPIALLIFYSFNESRLVTVWGGFSTKWYAELLQNDQLLGAAWLSLKVAAMSATASVVLGTVAGLALARFGRFRGRTLFGGMITAPLVMPEVITGLSLLLLFVALEQAIGWPDGRGMTTITIAHTTFTMAYVAVIIQSRLVSLDESLEEAAMDLGARPAKVFFVITLPIIAPAIVSGWLLAFTLSLDDVVVASFVSGPGSTTLPMVIFSSVKFGISPQINALATLMMVVVATGIFIASLVMARQDRQRKRDEQMAVQGG; encoded by the coding sequence ATGAAGCAGATGGGAAAACTGGCCTGGGCGCTGTGGTTCGGCTACGCCTTCCTCTACGTGCCGATCGCGCTGCTGATCTTCTACTCCTTCAACGAGTCGCGGCTGGTCACGGTGTGGGGCGGCTTCTCCACCAAATGGTACGCGGAGCTGCTGCAGAACGACCAGCTTCTCGGGGCGGCCTGGCTGTCGCTCAAGGTGGCGGCGATGTCGGCCACCGCGTCGGTGGTGCTCGGCACCGTTGCCGGTCTGGCGCTGGCGCGCTTCGGGCGCTTCCGCGGGCGGACGCTGTTCGGCGGCATGATCACCGCGCCGCTGGTCATGCCGGAGGTCATCACTGGCCTGTCGCTTCTGCTGCTGTTCGTGGCGCTGGAGCAGGCCATCGGCTGGCCGGACGGCCGCGGCATGACGACGATCACCATCGCCCACACCACCTTCACCATGGCCTATGTGGCGGTCATCATCCAATCGCGCCTCGTCAGCCTGGACGAGAGCCTGGAGGAGGCGGCGATGGATCTCGGCGCCCGCCCGGCCAAGGTGTTCTTCGTCATCACGCTGCCGATCATCGCGCCGGCCATCGTGTCGGGCTGGCTGCTCGCCTTCACCCTGTCGCTCGACGACGTGGTGGTCGCCAGCTTCGTGTCGGGTCCGGGCTCCACCACGCTGCCGATGGTCATCTTCTCCAGCGTGAAGTTCGGCATCAGCCCGCAGATCAACGCGCTGGCGACGCTGATGATGGTGGTGGTCGCCACCGGCATTTTCATCGCCAGCCTGGTCATGGCGCGGCAGGACCGTCAGCGGAAGCGGGACGAGCAGATGGCGGTGCAGGGCGGCTGA
- a CDS encoding agmatine deiminase family protein has protein sequence MTTPAAEGFTMPGEWERHTRCWMAWPCRPETWPEGAFDAAAAAYTDVARAISRFEPVTMVCDPADVADSSLACGPGVEILPLPISDSWIRDTGPSFVTDGKGQVAGVHWRFNAWGGNYPDSAKDQQVGRLMLEHLGLRRFEAPLVMEGGSFHVDGEGTLLTTEQCLLNPNRNPNLGKAEIEALLKEHLGISSVIWLGEGYQDDETDGHIDEIALFVKPGVVMAITTDDPGDANFKAFQDNLDRLKRARDAQGRELEVIPVRQPARRDENGVRLTLSYTNLYIANGGIVMPAFEDSADDEAFRIVRRAFPDREVVQVPALDIVRGGGGIHCITQQQPAV, from the coding sequence ATGACGACACCGGCGGCGGAAGGCTTCACCATGCCGGGCGAATGGGAACGGCACACGCGCTGCTGGATGGCGTGGCCGTGCCGGCCCGAGACGTGGCCCGAGGGGGCCTTCGACGCCGCCGCTGCCGCCTACACCGACGTTGCCCGCGCCATCAGCCGGTTCGAGCCGGTGACCATGGTCTGCGATCCCGCCGACGTCGCCGACTCGTCCCTGGCCTGCGGGCCGGGCGTCGAGATCCTGCCCTTGCCCATCAGCGATTCCTGGATTCGCGACACCGGACCCAGCTTCGTCACCGACGGGAAAGGGCAGGTGGCCGGCGTCCATTGGCGTTTCAACGCCTGGGGCGGCAACTACCCGGACAGCGCCAAGGACCAGCAGGTCGGGCGCCTGATGCTCGAACATCTCGGCCTGCGCCGCTTCGAAGCGCCCCTGGTCATGGAGGGCGGCTCCTTCCATGTGGACGGGGAGGGGACATTGCTGACGACCGAGCAGTGTCTGCTGAATCCGAACCGCAACCCGAATCTCGGCAAGGCGGAGATCGAGGCGCTTCTCAAGGAGCATCTCGGCATCTCCAGCGTGATATGGCTGGGCGAGGGCTATCAGGACGACGAGACGGACGGTCACATCGACGAGATCGCCCTGTTCGTGAAGCCCGGCGTCGTCATGGCGATCACCACCGACGATCCCGGCGATGCCAACTTCAAGGCGTTCCAGGACAATCTGGACCGGCTGAAGCGCGCCCGCGACGCCCAGGGCCGGGAGTTGGAGGTCATCCCGGTCCGCCAGCCGGCGCGGCGCGACGAGAACGGCGTGCGGCTGACCCTGTCCTACACGAATCTCTACATCGCCAATGGCGGCATCGTCATGCCGGCCTTTGAGGATTCGGCGGACGACGAGGCTTTTCGCATCGTCCGCCGGGCCTTCCCGGACCGCGAGGTGGTGCAGGTTCCGGCGCTGGACATCGTGCGCGGCGGCGGCGGCATCCACTGCATCACCCAACAGCAGCCGGCGGTCTGA
- a CDS encoding PP2C family protein-serine/threonine phosphatase, producing MHSVLIEMIAAGQTDVGRVRSRNEDSFHLDPARGLAVICDGMGGHAGGDIASRTAVDAVAAVIASHDRTHDGRTPSLAEEDRAAVDAVTTVRSAVVTANRRINTLNRQRGFAEGRGMGTTLVGLWRVPGTGRVVVFHAGDSRLYRLRDGELRLLTRDHSLYQVWLDNGRRGQAPHRNIIVRALGTGEQVEPDIAVHDLQPDDLYLLCSDGLTGIVPEGLIQRILTQQPPPAAEDACARLIDLANGAGGPDNITLILARFVLLPA from the coding sequence ATGCATTCCGTCCTGATCGAGATGATCGCCGCTGGACAAACGGATGTTGGCCGTGTCCGCTCGCGCAACGAGGATTCCTTCCACCTCGATCCGGCGCGCGGCTTGGCGGTGATTTGCGACGGCATGGGTGGACACGCCGGCGGCGACATCGCCAGCCGCACCGCGGTGGATGCAGTGGCCGCGGTCATTGCGTCCCACGACCGCACCCACGACGGCCGGACACCATCCTTGGCGGAGGAGGACAGGGCGGCGGTGGACGCCGTAACGACGGTCCGCTCCGCGGTGGTGACCGCCAACCGTCGGATCAACACCCTGAACCGTCAGCGCGGCTTCGCCGAGGGGCGGGGCATGGGCACCACGCTGGTGGGGCTTTGGCGAGTGCCGGGAACCGGGCGTGTGGTGGTGTTCCATGCCGGAGACAGCCGGTTGTATCGTCTGCGCGACGGAGAATTGCGCCTGCTGACGCGTGATCACAGCCTTTACCAAGTCTGGCTCGACAACGGGCGCCGCGGGCAGGCTCCCCATCGCAACATCATCGTCCGCGCGCTCGGCACCGGGGAGCAGGTCGAGCCTGACATCGCCGTCCACGATCTGCAGCCCGATGATCTCTACCTTCTGTGTTCGGATGGGTTGACCGGCATCGTGCCGGAAGGCTTGATTCAGCGGATTCTCACCCAACAACCGCCTCCCGCCGCCGAGGACGCCTGCGCCAGGCTGATCGATCTCGCAAACGGGGCGGGCGGGCCGGACAACATCACCCTCATCCTCGCCCGATTCGTCCTTCTCCCGGCCTGA
- a CDS encoding DUF4384 domain-containing protein encodes MPDLSALRTALAEFHCAELDVAIGMDQRVAISGLTAGDTDPDSLALLAQDLLTGQRAAVDVERASPALCEPLTLIGPLRSANAGSATPLSIRFKEAAGMPFKGGQDLMFDIATPDFPAHLQVDYFTSDGDVIHLLPNPLEVSGRVEPGAVRRLGERGAGGRFWSIGPPYGHELIVVIASPAPLFPSPRPEAETAASYLPALKQALDSAAPTTVATARFLKTKAP; translated from the coding sequence GTGCCCGATCTGTCGGCGCTGCGGACCGCCTTGGCGGAGTTTCATTGCGCCGAACTGGATGTCGCCATCGGCATGGACCAGAGGGTGGCGATCTCCGGCTTGACCGCGGGCGATACCGATCCGGACAGCCTCGCGTTGCTCGCCCAGGATCTCCTCACCGGGCAGCGGGCCGCTGTCGACGTCGAGCGCGCGTCCCCTGCCCTGTGCGAGCCTCTGACCTTGATCGGCCCACTCCGGTCCGCCAACGCCGGCTCGGCGACACCCTTGTCGATCCGTTTCAAGGAGGCTGCCGGAATGCCGTTCAAGGGCGGCCAAGACCTGATGTTCGACATCGCAACCCCTGATTTCCCAGCGCATCTGCAAGTGGATTATTTCACGTCGGACGGCGACGTGATCCATCTGTTGCCCAACCCCTTGGAGGTCAGCGGTCGTGTGGAGCCCGGTGCGGTTCGCCGGCTGGGTGAGCGCGGCGCCGGCGGGCGTTTCTGGAGCATCGGACCGCCATACGGTCACGAGTTGATCGTTGTGATCGCCAGCCCCGCACCGCTGTTCCCGTCTCCCCGCCCTGAAGCCGAAACGGCAGCGTCCTATCTGCCCGCATTGAAGCAGGCGCTGGACTCCGCCGCTCCGACCACGGTGGCCACGGCGCGTTTCCTGAAAACCAAGGCGCCCTGA
- a CDS encoding lysozyme inhibitor LprI family protein yields MPRSSWLFGPALSLCLLPFAAVAQTPPDCAKPSGRAERTICASADLKVVAEDMATLLRDTLGNTSIDDNRDAIERAQKAFLTERDAACADKSTIPACRALYEKRTADLAAQNSAAQKKLATVVAGIPKDAKAAAAALQRYSGAPAKAWLVYLHQSGAVAVPDKDATVRRLVDEILNQGLPKDPYLLEEMANLGDVPSAPLSTSLLFLRHVMSTTEMDAPCFLFTKHGQPAFEAFGAFWGNARDETPGLCSPPSSLFDLPEWKAVSTHMDPAIEPALVERGSIRHGYERQFEVDDLQATLVPSTLLEAPMSAEAKKMAEQRGRAVAAFRSWSDFDVWPEKEYRAAVNALPAAITATSKLYREKFKLNPQTADQAARAAADRFIAGRLGLIMPDD; encoded by the coding sequence ATGCCTCGTTCCTCGTGGCTTTTCGGCCCCGCGTTGTCGCTCTGTCTGCTTCCGTTCGCCGCCGTGGCCCAGACGCCACCCGATTGCGCCAAACCATCCGGCCGTGCCGAGCGCACCATCTGCGCCAGCGCCGACTTGAAGGTCGTCGCCGAGGATATGGCGACGCTGCTGCGCGACACCTTGGGGAACACATCCATTGATGACAACCGGGATGCCATTGAGCGAGCGCAGAAAGCGTTCCTGACTGAACGTGACGCCGCTTGCGCCGACAAGTCCACCATTCCGGCCTGTCGAGCCCTGTATGAAAAACGCACCGCCGACCTTGCCGCTCAGAATTCAGCGGCGCAGAAGAAGCTGGCCACGGTCGTCGCCGGCATTCCAAAGGACGCCAAGGCCGCTGCCGCGGCGCTCCAGCGCTACAGCGGCGCGCCAGCAAAGGCATGGCTGGTCTATCTCCATCAGAGCGGCGCGGTGGCGGTGCCTGACAAGGACGCCACGGTGCGCCGGCTGGTGGACGAGATCTTGAACCAAGGTCTCCCTAAAGATCCCTATCTCCTTGAAGAGATGGCGAATCTCGGGGACGTCCCCAGCGCGCCGCTGAGCACGTCGCTGCTCTTCCTGCGTCACGTCATGTCGACCACGGAGATGGACGCGCCGTGCTTCCTGTTCACCAAACATGGGCAGCCGGCCTTCGAAGCCTTCGGCGCCTTCTGGGGCAACGCGCGCGACGAGACGCCCGGTCTGTGCAGCCCGCCCTCCTCCCTGTTCGATCTGCCGGAATGGAAGGCCGTCTCCACACACATGGACCCGGCCATCGAGCCGGCCTTGGTGGAACGCGGCAGCATCCGCCATGGCTATGAACGCCAGTTCGAGGTGGACGATCTTCAAGCGACGCTGGTGCCCAGCACGCTTCTTGAAGCGCCCATGTCCGCAGAAGCCAAGAAGATGGCCGAGCAGCGCGGCCGGGCCGTGGCCGCTTTTCGATCCTGGAGCGATTTCGACGTCTGGCCGGAGAAGGAATACCGCGCAGCGGTGAACGCTCTGCCGGCAGCCATCACTGCAACGTCAAAGCTTTACAGAGAAAAGTTCAAGCTGAATCCCCAGACGGCGGATCAGGCAGCCAGGGCGGCCGCGGACCGCTTCATTGCCGGGCGGCTGGGCCTCATCATGCCGGACGACTGA
- a CDS encoding MBL fold metallo-hydrolase, producing the protein MTGQRVTILGCGGSRGVPVIGLGWGSCDPANPRNQRMRPSILVEWEQERAGQGGGVSVLVDTSPDLRQQLLNADVRRLDAVLWTHQHADHSHGIDELRELCRAMHAPIDAFGSADDLAELERRFGYCFEPLRPGDPFYRPVLTPRAVEGPFEVRGRRIVPFEQDHGYLKTLGYRFDKFAYSTDVVKLDEDAFTALEGVEVWVVDCARIEPPHPVHAHLALTLEWIARVRPKRAYLTHMDQTMDYDTLRRLLPPGVEPAYDGLVIEL; encoded by the coding sequence ATGACCGGCCAGCGGGTCACGATCCTTGGCTGCGGCGGATCGCGGGGCGTCCCCGTGATCGGTCTCGGCTGGGGCTCATGTGACCCGGCGAACCCCAGGAACCAGCGGATGCGCCCATCCATCCTGGTGGAGTGGGAGCAGGAGAGGGCCGGGCAGGGCGGTGGCGTCAGCGTCCTGGTCGACACCTCGCCGGACCTGCGTCAGCAGCTTCTCAACGCCGATGTGCGTCGGCTCGACGCCGTGCTGTGGACGCACCAGCACGCCGACCATTCCCATGGCATCGACGAGCTGCGGGAACTCTGCCGCGCCATGCACGCGCCCATCGACGCCTTTGGCAGCGCCGATGATCTGGCCGAGTTGGAGCGGCGTTTCGGCTATTGCTTCGAGCCTCTGCGCCCCGGCGATCCCTTTTACCGACCGGTGTTGACGCCTCGCGCCGTGGAAGGCCCGTTCGAGGTGCGCGGTCGCCGGATCGTGCCCTTCGAGCAGGATCACGGCTATCTGAAGACCCTTGGCTATCGCTTTGATAAATTTGCCTATTCGACCGACGTTGTGAAATTGGATGAAGATGCCTTCACGGCGTTGGAAGGCGTCGAGGTGTGGGTGGTCGACTGCGCTCGGATCGAGCCGCCACACCCGGTCCATGCCCATCTCGCCCTGACGCTGGAATGGATCGCGCGGGTGCGCCCCAAGCGGGCCTACCTGACGCACATGGACCAGACCATGGATTACGACACGCTCCGCCGGCTGCTTCCCCCCGGTGTCGAGCCCGCCTATGACGGGCTCGTCATCGAGCTTTGA
- a CDS encoding TatD family hydrolase, whose protein sequence is MLVDSHCHLDFPDFAEELDEVVDRARQAGVGRMVTICTYLSRFDRILAVAERYDDVLCSLGVHPHQAAEEIVGVTVERLVELSKHPKVIGLGETGLDYFYDKSPRDVQQECFRRHIRASLETGLPLIVHTRDADDDTMRIVREEAAGQPVNGLLHCFSSGRQLAEEALDFGFYISLSGIVTFKKSEDLRAIVKDVPLDRILVETDAPYLAPVPFRGKRNEPAYVAHTAACVAEVKGVDTADMARISTENFFRLFPRAGTGRQAAA, encoded by the coding sequence ATGCTGGTCGATAGCCACTGCCATCTCGACTTTCCCGATTTCGCCGAGGAGTTGGACGAGGTCGTCGACCGCGCCCGGCAGGCGGGGGTGGGGCGGATGGTGACCATCTGCACTTACCTGTCGCGCTTCGACCGCATCCTGGCGGTCGCCGAACGGTACGACGACGTTCTGTGCTCGCTCGGCGTCCATCCGCATCAGGCGGCGGAGGAGATCGTCGGCGTGACCGTCGAGCGCCTCGTCGAATTGTCGAAGCACCCGAAGGTGATCGGGCTGGGCGAGACCGGGCTCGATTACTTCTACGACAAGAGCCCGCGCGACGTTCAGCAGGAGTGCTTCCGCCGGCACATTCGGGCCAGCCTGGAGACCGGCCTGCCGCTGATCGTGCACACCCGCGACGCCGACGACGACACCATGCGGATCGTCCGCGAGGAAGCCGCCGGCCAGCCGGTCAACGGCTTGCTGCATTGCTTTAGCTCCGGGCGGCAACTCGCTGAAGAGGCTCTGGATTTCGGTTTCTATATCTCCCTGTCCGGGATCGTCACCTTCAAGAAGTCGGAGGATCTCCGCGCCATCGTGAAGGACGTTCCGCTGGATCGGATTCTGGTGGAGACGGACGCGCCCTATCTGGCGCCGGTGCCCTTCCGCGGCAAGCGCAACGAACCCGCCTACGTCGCCCACACCGCGGCCTGCGTCGCTGAGGTCAAGGGCGTGGACACGGCGGACATGGCCCGAATCTCCACCGAGAACTTCTTCCGCCTGTTCCCCCGCGCCGGCACGGGCCGGCAGGCCGCCGCATGA
- the metG gene encoding methionine--tRNA ligase — MTGSKTFYLTTPIYYVNDVPHIGHAYTTLACDVLARFMRLDGYDVKFLTGTDEHGQKVEKSAMNAGIAPQEFTDRVSKNFRDLVSLMNFSNDDFIRTTEPRHIASVQELWRRLESAGEIYLGSYAGWYSVRDEAFYGEDELTTSPSGKKIAPTGAECEWVEEPSYFFRLSAWQDRLLEFYEQNPDFIAPAGKRKEVMAFVKSGLKDLSVSRTTFKWGIPVPGNPDHIMYVWLDALANYITAVGFPDEGGEYAKYWPANLHMVGKDILRFHAVYWPAFLMAAKLAPPKRVFAHGWWTIEGQKMSKSLGNVIAPETLVNTYGLDQTRYFLLREVPFGNDGDFSHKQMVQRINGNLANDYGNLVQRSLSMIGKNCGAAVPQPGSFTEADDALLGAARNLLPIVRAEIQSQSFHKALDAIWAVIGDGNRYVDEQAPWALKKTDPARMATVLYVLAETIRHLAILTQPIMPEASAKILDQLAQGPEARGFDRLGAGGALVAGTPLPTPQGVFPRYVDEAKS, encoded by the coding sequence ATGACCGGGTCGAAGACCTTCTACCTGACGACTCCGATCTACTACGTGAACGACGTGCCCCACATCGGGCATGCGTACACCACGCTCGCCTGCGACGTGCTGGCCCGCTTCATGCGGCTGGACGGCTATGACGTGAAGTTCCTCACCGGCACCGACGAGCACGGCCAGAAGGTGGAGAAATCCGCCATGAACGCCGGCATCGCGCCGCAGGAGTTCACCGACCGCGTGTCGAAGAATTTCCGCGACCTCGTCTCGCTGATGAACTTCTCCAACGACGATTTCATCCGCACCACCGAGCCGCGCCACATCGCGTCGGTTCAGGAGCTGTGGCGCCGCCTGGAATCGGCCGGCGAGATCTATCTCGGCAGCTACGCCGGCTGGTACTCGGTGCGCGACGAGGCATTCTACGGCGAGGACGAGCTGACCACGTCGCCGTCGGGCAAGAAGATCGCCCCGACCGGCGCCGAGTGCGAGTGGGTGGAGGAACCGTCCTACTTCTTCCGCCTGTCGGCGTGGCAGGACCGCCTGCTGGAGTTCTACGAGCAGAACCCGGACTTCATCGCCCCCGCCGGCAAGCGCAAAGAGGTTATGGCCTTCGTGAAGTCCGGGCTGAAGGATCTGTCGGTCAGCCGCACCACCTTCAAGTGGGGCATTCCGGTGCCCGGCAATCCCGACCACATCATGTATGTCTGGCTGGACGCCCTGGCCAACTACATCACCGCGGTCGGCTTCCCGGACGAGGGCGGCGAGTACGCCAAATACTGGCCCGCCAACCTGCACATGGTCGGCAAGGACATCCTGCGCTTCCACGCCGTCTACTGGCCGGCCTTCCTGATGGCCGCCAAGCTGGCCCCGCCCAAGCGCGTCTTCGCGCACGGCTGGTGGACCATCGAAGGCCAGAAGATGTCGAAGTCGCTGGGCAACGTCATCGCGCCGGAGACGTTGGTCAACACCTATGGCCTGGACCAGACCCGCTACTTCCTGCTGCGCGAGGTGCCCTTCGGCAACGACGGCGACTTCTCGCACAAGCAGATGGTGCAGCGGATCAACGGCAACCTCGCCAACGATTACGGGAACCTCGTGCAGCGTTCCCTGTCGATGATCGGCAAGAACTGCGGGGCCGCCGTGCCGCAACCGGGCTCCTTCACCGAGGCCGACGACGCCCTGCTCGGCGCCGCCCGCAACCTGCTGCCGATCGTCCGGGCGGAAATCCAGTCGCAGTCCTTCCATAAGGCACTGGACGCCATCTGGGCGGTGATCGGCGACGGCAACCGTTATGTGGACGAACAGGCGCCCTGGGCGCTGAAGAAGACCGATCCGGCGCGCATGGCCACGGTGCTGTACGTGCTGGCCGAGACCATCCGCCATCTCGCCATCCTGACCCAGCCGATCATGCCGGAAGCCTCGGCGAAGATTCTGGACCAGCTGGCGCAGGGGCCGGAGGCTCGAGGGTTCGATCGGCTGGGGGCGGGTGGGGCGCTGGTCGCCGGCACGCCGCTGCCCACGCCGCAGGGCGTGTTTCCGCGCTACGTGGACGAAGCGAAGAGCTGA
- a CDS encoding DNA polymerase III subunit delta', with amino-acid sequence MSRARAPEPVAEEDALAPRRNPELTGHDDAERLLLDAWNSGRLPHAWLIGGPPGIGKATLAFRFARFVLSQGLEPPDAGLFGAPPPPASLTLPPDAPVFRRVASGGHADLLTVERQRDEKRDRLKRDIAVDDVRKIGPFLRKTAAEGGWRVAVIDGADRMNLSGLNAILKILEEPPPGALLLLVSDNPGGMLPTIRSRCRKLTLQPLPEETVLNLLSQHRPDLGGEDRAALARLAEGSIGRAIGLAEAGGLDLYRELIGLLGTLPRLDITAAHAFGDKLTRKQDDGLYETATDLLVWWLARFVRSLARGAWPAEVVAGEAALMTRLANARGLERWVEVWEKVQRHFARAESANLDRKQVVLNALATLEAAAT; translated from the coding sequence GTGAGCCGCGCCCGCGCGCCCGAACCGGTCGCGGAGGAGGATGCCCTCGCCCCGCGCCGCAATCCGGAGCTGACCGGCCATGACGACGCCGAGCGCCTGCTGCTCGACGCCTGGAACTCCGGGCGCCTGCCGCACGCCTGGTTGATCGGCGGCCCGCCGGGGATCGGCAAGGCGACGCTGGCCTTCCGCTTCGCCCGCTTCGTCCTGTCCCAGGGGCTCGAGCCGCCGGACGCCGGCCTGTTCGGCGCGCCGCCGCCGCCCGCCTCGCTGACGCTGCCCCCGGACGCCCCGGTCTTCCGCCGCGTCGCCTCGGGCGGCCACGCCGACCTGCTGACCGTGGAGCGCCAACGCGACGAGAAGCGCGACCGGCTGAAGCGCGATATCGCCGTGGACGACGTGCGCAAGATCGGCCCCTTCCTGCGCAAGACCGCCGCCGAGGGTGGCTGGCGCGTGGCCGTGATCGACGGCGCTGACCGCATGAATCTCAGTGGCTTGAACGCCATTCTCAAGATTCTGGAAGAGCCGCCGCCGGGCGCCCTGCTGCTTCTGGTCAGCGACAACCCCGGCGGCATGCTGCCGACCATCCGCTCCCGCTGCCGCAAGCTGACGCTTCAACCACTTCCTGAGGAAACGGTCCTCAACCTGTTGTCCCAGCATCGTCCGGACCTGGGCGGTGAGGACCGGGCGGCGCTCGCCCGGCTGGCGGAGGGCAGCATCGGGCGGGCCATCGGGCTGGCCGAGGCCGGCGGGCTCGATCTCTACCGGGAACTGATCGGGCTGCTCGGCACCCTGCCGCGGCTGGACATCACCGCCGCCCACGCCTTCGGCGACAAGCTGACCCGCAAGCAGGACGACGGGCTGTACGAGACGGCCACAGACCTGCTCGTCTGGTGGCTGGCCCGCTTCGTCCGGTCGCTGGCCCGGGGCGCTTGGCCGGCGGAGGTGGTGGCCGGGGAGGCCGCCCTGATGACCCGTCTGGCCAACGCCCGCGGCCTTGAACGTTGGGTGGAGGTGTGGGAAAAGGTCCAACGCCATTTCGCCCGTGCGGAATCCGCCAATCTCGACCGCAAACAGGTGGTCCTGAACGCCTTGGCGACGCTGGAAGCGGCTGCTACTTAA
- the tmk gene encoding dTMP kinase encodes MTRGRFITLEGGEGAGKTTQIRLLANALIGWGKRVVLTREPGGSPGAEEIRGLLVSGETGRWGPVTEALLHTAARRDHLERTVWPALEAGHWVICDRFFDSTMAYQGYGLGLGRDLVATLQTTALGDFRPDLTLILDLPVEEGLARAAARRGGEDRYERMDVAFHHRLRDGFLDIAAREPERCVVVDAGHPVEAVQAAILDHVTRRLGAS; translated from the coding sequence ATGACGCGCGGGCGGTTCATCACGCTGGAGGGCGGTGAAGGGGCGGGCAAGACCACCCAGATCCGCCTGCTCGCCAACGCGCTGATCGGTTGGGGGAAGCGGGTGGTGCTGACCCGCGAGCCCGGCGGTTCGCCGGGGGCCGAGGAGATCCGTGGCCTTCTGGTGTCCGGCGAGACCGGGCGCTGGGGTCCGGTGACCGAGGCGCTGCTGCACACCGCCGCCCGCCGCGACCATCTGGAGCGCACCGTCTGGCCGGCTTTGGAGGCCGGGCACTGGGTCATCTGCGACCGCTTCTTCGACAGCACCATGGCCTATCAGGGTTATGGGCTGGGGCTGGGGCGCGATCTGGTCGCCACGCTGCAGACCACCGCCCTGGGCGACTTCCGGCCCGATCTGACGCTGATCCTCGACCTGCCGGTGGAGGAGGGGCTGGCCCGCGCCGCCGCCCGTCGCGGCGGGGAGGATCGCTACGAGCGCATGGACGTCGCCTTCCACCACCGTCTGCGCGACGGCTTCCTCGACATCGCCGCGCGGGAGCCGGAGCGTTGCGTGGTTGTCGATGCCGGCCACCCCGTCGAAGCGGTGCAGGCGGCCATCCTGGACCATGTGACCCGCCGACTGGGAGCCTCCTGA
- a CDS encoding D-alanyl-D-alanine carboxypeptidase family protein translates to MVAVVRTRVARTRFAMGLAVALFAAGVGPVAHAASIETIAKQAILVDITSNTVLFEKSPDQRMAPSSMSKIMTMYMVFDAIKEGRLTLESTLPVSERAWRMQGSKMFVELHNNIKVDDLIKGVIVQSGNDACIVFAEGLAGSESAFAERMNKRARELGLKDTNLTNATGWPDPNHYMTARDLAILAEHLIKDFPEYYHYYSIREFKYHGINQGNRNPLLYRGMDVDGMKTGHTEAGGYGLTASAEREGRRLILVVNGLPNMQARADESARLIEWGFREFATYALFKAGETVDQVPLWLGAQDTVPVTVPEDMKVTMARADRSGMKVSLVSNAPVAAPVKKGDVVGKVVVSAPGFPGKEFPVVAAQDVEKLGFVGRALAAAKFLIFGAS, encoded by the coding sequence ATGGTCGCTGTCGTCCGCACCCGCGTTGCCCGCACCCGTTTCGCCATGGGCCTTGCGGTCGCGCTGTTCGCGGCGGGGGTGGGGCCGGTGGCTCACGCCGCCAGCATCGAAACCATCGCCAAGCAGGCGATCCTGGTCGATATCACCTCGAACACCGTGCTGTTCGAGAAGAGCCCGGATCAGCGCATGGCGCCGTCCTCGATGAGCAAGATCATGACGATGTACATGGTCTTCGACGCGATCAAGGAAGGCCGGCTGACTCTGGAGAGCACGCTGCCGGTGTCGGAGCGCGCGTGGCGGATGCAGGGCTCCAAGATGTTCGTGGAGCTGCACAACAACATCAAGGTCGACGACCTCATCAAGGGCGTGATCGTGCAGTCGGGCAACGACGCCTGCATCGTCTTTGCCGAAGGTCTCGCCGGCTCCGAATCGGCCTTTGCCGAGCGCATGAACAAGCGCGCCCGCGAATTGGGTCTGAAGGACACCAACCTGACCAACGCGACGGGCTGGCCCGACCCGAACCACTACATGACCGCCCGCGATCTCGCGATCCTGGCCGAGCATCTGATCAAGGATTTCCCGGAATACTACCATTATTACTCGATCCGGGAGTTCAAGTACCACGGCATCAACCAGGGCAACCGCAACCCGCTGCTCTACCGCGGCATGGACGTCGACGGCATGAAGACCGGCCACACCGAGGCCGGCGGCTACGGCCTGACCGCCTCGGCCGAGCGGGAAGGGCGCCGTCTCATCCTGGTGGTCAACGGCCTGCCGAACATGCAGGCCCGCGCCGACGAATCGGCCCGGCTGATCGAGTGGGGCTTCCGCGAATTCGCCACCTACGCCCTGTTCAAGGCGGGCGAGACGGTCGATCAGGTGCCGCTCTGGCTGGGCGCGCAGGACACCGTTCCGGTCACCGTGCCGGAGGACATGAAGGTCACCATGGCCCGCGCCGACCGCAGCGGCATGAAGGTGTCGCTGGTCAGCAACGCCCCGGTCGCCGCGCCGGTGAAGAAGGGCGACGTGGTGGGCAAGGTGGTCGTCTCCGCGCCGGGCTTCCCGGGCAAGGAGTTCCCGGTGGTCGCCGCCCAGGACGTGGAGAAGCTGGGCTTCGTGGGCCGCGCCCTGGCGGCGGCGAAGTTCCTCATTTTCGGGGCGAGCTGA